The Halalkalibacter krulwichiae genome has a segment encoding these proteins:
- a CDS encoding peptide-binding protein, producing MANKKWLSLLGLALAFMLVLAACGGNGASTDEEPADDGTDEAAGPQQGGSVVLGTSGEPVTFNDLYSQDTASSDIIKLIHASLLESNEELELVPMIAVDLPEVSEDGLEYTYTLREDVVFHDGEPLTAEDVKFTYDIFLHEDYTGPRAGDFTELESVEVIDPYTVTFILNEVDASFVTRSGYGILPKHILEDVPVADLEEHMEYNLDNPIGAGPFVFETYENGQYIEVSAFDDYFDGRPYLDKVTFRIFADTNAELLAFETGEIDWMILPATEYKTAETYDHARISSVLALRYDYIGWNNNRAPFDDVRVRQALTMAIDRELLVETIMDGRAEVAHAPASPLSWAYPDGVTEFAYDPEGALELLAEAGWEPGADGILEKDGEKFSFEILSNDGNVVRRDIGVIVQQMLGEIGIEVEARQMEWGAFLDRINPPNYDFDAVVLAWALALDPDPTAIWHSREIENGLNNISYVNDRVDELAGGNKQIIDQDERAAVIGEIYEILAEEQPYTYLFYPEQHMLLANRIEGFTHHPRENMYRLNEWYVTE from the coding sequence ATGGCAAACAAAAAGTGGTTATCGCTTCTAGGATTAGCACTAGCCTTCATGCTTGTGCTTGCAGCCTGTGGCGGAAACGGTGCATCAACGGACGAAGAACCTGCTGATGATGGAACTGATGAAGCAGCTGGACCTCAGCAAGGTGGAAGTGTTGTACTCGGAACATCTGGAGAACCTGTAACATTCAATGATCTTTACTCTCAAGATACTGCCTCTTCAGACATTATTAAATTAATTCATGCAAGCCTTCTTGAATCAAATGAAGAATTAGAATTAGTACCAATGATTGCTGTAGACCTACCGGAAGTTTCTGAAGATGGTCTTGAGTATACGTATACATTACGTGAAGATGTTGTTTTCCATGACGGAGAACCATTAACAGCGGAAGACGTTAAGTTCACATACGATATCTTCTTACATGAAGATTACACAGGCCCACGTGCTGGTGACTTCACGGAGCTTGAAAGCGTAGAAGTTATTGATCCATACACAGTTACATTTATTTTAAATGAAGTAGATGCTAGCTTTGTGACTCGTTCTGGTTACGGAATCCTACCGAAGCATATTTTAGAAGATGTTCCGGTTGCTGATTTAGAAGAGCATATGGAATACAACTTAGACAACCCAATTGGTGCTGGTCCATTCGTTTTTGAAACATACGAAAATGGTCAATACATCGAAGTAAGCGCGTTTGACGATTACTTTGATGGCCGCCCTTATTTAGATAAAGTAACATTCCGTATTTTCGCTGATACAAATGCTGAACTATTAGCGTTTGAAACAGGGGAAATTGACTGGATGATCCTTCCGGCAACTGAATACAAAACAGCTGAAACGTATGATCACGCTCGTATTTCATCTGTTTTAGCGCTACGTTATGACTACATTGGCTGGAACAACAACCGTGCACCGTTTGATGATGTTCGTGTTCGCCAAGCGTTAACGATGGCGATTGACCGTGAATTATTAGTCGAGACAATCATGGATGGACGCGCGGAAGTCGCACATGCTCCTGCATCACCACTTAGCTGGGCTTACCCAGATGGTGTGACGGAATTTGCTTATGATCCTGAAGGTGCTCTTGAGTTATTAGCTGAAGCTGGCTGGGAGCCTGGTGCGGATGGCATCTTAGAAAAAGACGGCGAGAAATTCTCGTTTGAAATCCTTTCGAATGATGGAAACGTTGTTCGTCGTGATATCGGTGTTATTGTGCAACAAATGCTGGGGGAAATTGGCATTGAAGTAGAAGCTCGTCAAATGGAGTGGGGCGCATTCTTAGATCGCATCAACCCTCCAAACTATGACTTTGATGCAGTTGTCCTTGCTTGGGCGCTTGCATTAGATCCAGATCCAACAGCAATCTGGCATTCTCGTGAAATTGAAAATGGCTTAAACAACATTTCTTATGTAAACGATCGTGTCGATGAACTTGCGGGAGGTAACAAGCAAATCATCGATCAAGATGAGCGTGCTGCTGTCATCGGTGAAATCTATGAGATTCTTGCTGAAGAGCAACCATATACGTATCTTTTCTACCCAGAGCAACACATGTTACTTGCTAACCGTATAGAAGGCTTCACTCATCACCCACGTGAAAACATGTACCGTCTGAACGAATGGTATGTAACTGAATAA
- a CDS encoding ABC transporter permease, with amino-acid sequence MINYIIKRVIMMIPILFGISILSFAIMYAAPGKPAILNLDPEISPEVREAQAERLGLNDPVPVQYMRWLGNVAQGDFGTSYSRKIPVTDMILERLPNTILLMASSLFIAAIIAIPFGVISATRQYSLTDYGVTVGSFLGLATPNFWLGIMLIMLFSVQLGWTPVGGISTIGADFSILDRLHHLILPAFVLATADMAGLTRYTRSSMLEVINQDYIRTARAKGFRERRVVYKHGLRNGLIPVITMFGLMLPTMIGGSAIVESVFNWPGIGKLFIDATFQRDYPVIMAITMFGALLTVIGNLVADILYAVLDPRIEY; translated from the coding sequence ATGATTAATTACATCATAAAACGGGTCATTATGATGATCCCCATTTTATTTGGAATATCGATCTTATCGTTTGCGATTATGTACGCAGCACCAGGTAAACCAGCAATTTTAAATTTAGATCCTGAAATTTCTCCAGAAGTGCGTGAAGCTCAAGCAGAACGACTTGGGTTAAATGATCCAGTTCCAGTTCAATATATGCGCTGGTTAGGCAATGTGGCGCAAGGCGATTTCGGAACGTCTTATTCAAGAAAAATACCGGTTACTGACATGATCTTAGAGCGCTTGCCGAACACGATTCTTCTAATGGCTTCCTCACTCTTTATCGCAGCGATTATTGCAATACCGTTCGGGGTTATCTCAGCAACAAGGCAATATTCCTTAACCGATTACGGTGTGACCGTCGGTTCCTTTCTAGGACTGGCCACACCAAATTTCTGGCTCGGTATTATGTTGATTATGCTGTTCTCTGTCCAATTAGGATGGACACCAGTTGGCGGAATCTCAACGATTGGAGCAGATTTTAGCATTCTTGACCGCTTGCACCATTTGATTTTGCCTGCCTTTGTATTAGCGACTGCTGATATGGCTGGGTTAACACGTTATACTCGCTCAAGTATGCTTGAGGTAATTAATCAAGATTATATTCGCACCGCACGTGCAAAAGGCTTCCGTGAACGCCGTGTCGTTTACAAACATGGTCTTCGTAACGGCTTAATTCCTGTCATCACGATGTTTGGTTTAATGCTTCCAACGATGATCGGCGGCTCTGCAATCGTTGAGTCGGTCTTTAACTGGCCTGGAATTGGAAAATTATTTATTGATGCGACATTCCAGCGCGATTATCCAGTCATTATGGCCATTACGATGTTTGGTGCTTTATTAACCGTTATCGGAAACTTAGTCGCAGACATTCTATACGCGGTATTAGATCCGCGCATCGAGTATTAA
- the opp4C gene encoding oligopeptide ABC transporter permease, which translates to MSVQPQFQHGPEVKDNQVLGERRSLISIIVTKFFQNKLAVIGLVMLTLITLACVFAPVIAPHDPAYQDLRNRLAEPSAVHWLGTDHLGRDLFSRMLYGGQVSLYVGFASMLGAVTIGAVIGAIAGYFGGLVDAFLMRMVDVILAFPNIFLLITLVALLDPSINILILVFALLSWTGTARVVRGEFLTLKKREFVLASRTIGMSNTRIIFAQILPNALGPVIVAATLAVGNFILAESALSFFGLGVQPPHASWGNMLTDSQSITIFRTAWWYPTFPGMLILITVLCFNFIGDGLRDALDPRVVEK; encoded by the coding sequence ATGAGTGTACAACCACAATTCCAACATGGACCTGAGGTGAAAGACAATCAAGTTCTCGGCGAACGTCGCTCCCTCATCTCCATCATTGTAACGAAATTTTTTCAAAATAAATTAGCCGTTATCGGGCTTGTGATGCTAACGTTGATTACGCTCGCCTGTGTATTTGCACCCGTGATTGCTCCCCATGATCCGGCGTATCAAGATTTGCGTAACCGTCTAGCAGAACCAAGTGCTGTGCACTGGCTCGGTACCGATCATCTCGGTCGTGACTTATTTAGCAGGATGCTCTATGGCGGGCAAGTATCCTTATACGTCGGCTTTGCCTCGATGTTAGGAGCCGTTACGATCGGAGCGGTCATCGGAGCCATTGCCGGATACTTTGGCGGTCTCGTTGATGCCTTCTTAATGAGGATGGTTGATGTCATTCTCGCGTTCCCGAATATTTTCTTATTGATCACTCTAGTTGCGCTATTAGATCCGTCGATTAATATATTAATTTTAGTCTTCGCCCTACTAAGCTGGACAGGAACGGCCCGTGTCGTTCGCGGGGAATTTCTAACTTTGAAAAAAAGAGAATTTGTCCTCGCATCGAGAACAATTGGTATGTCCAACACGCGCATTATTTTTGCACAAATTCTACCAAATGCTTTAGGCCCGGTTATCGTAGCCGCTACGCTTGCAGTTGGAAACTTTATTCTAGCGGAATCAGCCCTTAGCTTCTTCGGGCTAGGAGTCCAGCCGCCGCATGCGTCATGGGGCAACATGCTAACTGATTCGCAAAGCATCACGATCTTTCGAACAGCCTGGTGGTATCCAACCTTCCCAGGAATGTTGATTTTGATTACCGTCCTGTGCTTCAACTTTATTGGAGATGGATTGCGAGATGCACTTGATCCACGTGTTGTAGAGAAGTAG
- a CDS encoding glycosyltransferase family 4 protein, with product MMEGSYLYLIAFFVSLLVSATTMPLVIKLANTYGFVDHKNNRKIHKETMPRLGGISIIVGTMAGLLIIRPESDHLMGVAFGALVIIVTGILDDKYSLGAKTKFAAQLIAAIAVVASGLNIPFITLPFMGQFEFGIFSYVITVIWIVGITNSINLIDGLDGLAGGVATIAISTILIMALLDSFAHVLTIALSVVLIGSTLGFLFFNFHPAKIFMGDAGSLFLGYSIAIISILGLFKSVTFVSLVVPIIILAVPISDTVFAMVRRILNKQGIMSPDKGHLHHCLLAMGYSHRETVLIVYGFSIFFGALAIIFTNATLWASLILLVVLLMVIQLYAEFIGLFGKSRRPIIDAVKRFGMIDKKE from the coding sequence ATGATGGAAGGCTCTTATCTATATCTAATCGCATTCTTTGTTTCGCTGCTTGTCTCCGCCACCACAATGCCGCTTGTCATCAAGCTTGCTAATACATACGGCTTTGTCGATCATAAGAACAATCGTAAGATCCATAAAGAAACGATGCCACGGCTTGGTGGCATTTCGATTATTGTAGGGACGATGGCGGGCCTTTTGATTATCCGGCCTGAAAGTGATCATTTAATGGGCGTGGCCTTTGGGGCATTGGTCATTATTGTCACAGGCATTTTGGATGATAAATATTCACTTGGAGCAAAAACGAAATTTGCTGCTCAACTGATTGCGGCGATCGCCGTTGTCGCTTCCGGACTGAATATACCTTTTATTACATTGCCATTTATGGGGCAGTTTGAGTTTGGGATATTTAGTTATGTGATTACGGTTATTTGGATCGTCGGTATTACGAATTCGATTAATTTAATTGATGGGTTGGATGGGTTAGCAGGAGGAGTGGCGACGATTGCCATTAGCACGATTTTAATCATGGCACTGCTTGATTCGTTTGCCCATGTGCTGACGATTGCGTTATCTGTCGTGCTGATTGGAAGCACACTCGGTTTTTTATTTTTTAATTTTCATCCAGCGAAAATTTTCATGGGGGACGCAGGCTCGCTTTTTCTAGGCTACTCCATTGCGATCATTTCCATTCTAGGTTTATTTAAAAGTGTAACGTTTGTCAGTTTGGTTGTTCCGATTATTATCTTAGCTGTGCCGATATCAGATACGGTCTTTGCCATGGTGCGGAGAATCTTGAACAAACAAGGGATTATGAGCCCGGATAAAGGACATCTTCATCATTGTTTGTTGGCGATGGGGTATAGTCACCGAGAAACGGTGCTAATTGTGTATGGCTTTAGTATATTCTTTGGGGCGCTCGCTATTATTTTTACAAATGCTACATTATGGGCGTCGTTAATCTTGCTTGTTGTTTTGTTAATGGTTATCCAATTGTACGCGGAATTTATCGGACTGTTTGGCAAAAGCCGGCGACCGATTATCGATGCCGTGAAGAGGTTTGGAATGATCGATAAGAAGGAATAA
- a CDS encoding ABC transporter ATP-binding protein → MSVTLDKKNEVLLEVKGLKKYFPIKKGFFQRTIGNVKAVDGISFAIKKGETFGLVGESGCGKSSAGRTIMRLYEPTDGQIIFDGTDISTLRESELLKFRRDIQMVFQDPYSSLNPRKTVGAILKEPLSVHGLYKGLERQEYIEQLMEKVGLNPSYANRYPHEFSGGQRQRIGIARALALNPKLIIGDEPVSALDVSVQSQVLNLMKDLQQEFRLTYLFIAHDLGVVKHISDRIGVMYLGNMMEVSSKKDLYADPLHPYSQALLSAVPRSHPSEKKRERIILKGDIPNPSNPPSGCVFHTRCPKAIDHCKVVVPEFREVFKDRFVACHLYNGEPGIK, encoded by the coding sequence ATGAGTGTAACATTGGATAAAAAAAATGAAGTATTGCTTGAAGTGAAAGGGTTGAAAAAGTATTTTCCAATCAAAAAGGGCTTTTTCCAGCGGACGATCGGGAACGTTAAGGCGGTTGATGGCATTTCGTTTGCGATTAAAAAAGGAGAAACGTTCGGGCTTGTTGGAGAATCAGGTTGTGGAAAATCATCAGCCGGCCGAACGATTATGCGCTTATATGAGCCTACCGATGGTCAGATTATATTTGATGGCACGGATATCTCTACGTTAAGAGAAAGTGAGTTGCTAAAATTCCGTCGTGATATTCAAATGGTGTTCCAAGATCCGTATTCATCGTTAAATCCACGGAAAACGGTCGGCGCTATTTTGAAAGAACCGCTTAGTGTACACGGCCTTTATAAGGGATTGGAACGTCAAGAGTATATTGAACAACTAATGGAGAAAGTCGGCTTAAATCCTTCGTATGCGAACCGTTATCCTCATGAGTTTTCTGGTGGACAGCGTCAACGAATCGGGATTGCCCGAGCGCTCGCTCTGAATCCGAAGTTGATTATAGGTGATGAACCGGTATCTGCACTTGATGTGTCTGTTCAGTCACAAGTATTAAATTTAATGAAAGATTTGCAACAAGAATTCAGATTAACTTACTTATTTATTGCTCATGACTTAGGGGTTGTGAAACATATATCCGACCGAATTGGTGTAATGTATCTTGGCAATATGATGGAGGTCTCAAGCAAAAAGGATTTGTATGCCGACCCTCTTCATCCTTATTCACAAGCGTTATTATCTGCTGTTCCGAGATCGCATCCATCAGAAAAAAAGCGGGAGAGAATTATTTTAAAAGGCGATATTCCTAACCCGTCTAATCCTCCGAGTGGCTGTGTATTCCATACGCGCTGTCCGAAGGCAATCGACCATTGTAAAGTCGTTGTACCGGAGTTTCGAGAGGTATTTAAGGATCGATTTGTCGCATGTCACTTATACAATGGTGAGCCAGGAATAAAATAG
- a CDS encoding peptidoglycan-binding protein, producing the protein MLKKVRYSFIAGVTATVVVFVPITSSWAYAANATEYVEEYLLLEVGSQGEEVVELKEALLALGFEIDLDIDEVDYDLFDEETEEQVKLLQEYYEYEVTGFVDEELFEFILDEAKQVELDSSEDAEKEEANVESEQTEVDEQAKELVEEQEEMAEAKEETIEEVEEAQEQGTEEEMITEEEATVAMTSVDVDSENVLKDGDRDPRVVELKINLEIMGFKVSNNPTQLYGSMTARKVSEFQEAYGLPVTGMADEVTFQTLEDLANGPLRQGMYRDDVVQLKVDLETLGFGVSSNPTRFFGSITASQVRAFQEAYGLPVDGIAGVATLNKIEELLAKASISMTDADVIQLKVNLGIMGFRVSSNPNGNYGPITTQKVAEFQKAYGLPVTGNADRVTVERLNELATGPLRQGMHRDDVVQLKIDLGKLGFVVPGNTTTFFGSQTTSQLIAFQEAYGLNPDGIAGKSTVDLLNELTATVLSEGMRDPRVIDLKMNLAILGFSVSSNPTSLYGPITASQVSDFQTAYRLPVTGIADQRTISKLNELATGPMQQGMYRDDVIQLKIDLEAAGFFVSSNPNNYFGPSTASQLKAFQKAHGLTADGVANEATLNKLKQAKANNLYIGMNDPRVVDLKINLAIMGFGVSSNPTGLYGSITRSQVSDFQAAYGLPVTGVADPDTVALLNELANGPLRVGMYRDDVVELKEMLARAGFGVSSSLTNYFGPITERQLRDFQAAYGLEVTGIADAETLAKLAEVAPQEKITYMQSNFTMTQSIERQLTLNPPPQTDAYRNAPAFVSASLVELEGTISGSTVNLRTAPRLGSATIETSVSQGTKMTVLKEVTGDLTGGSDKWYEVRYNGKTLYAHAPLMNVVAKTTANNVAIREAANGSSHAYSFVRSGTSLNVTSLGATWHQISFTTWRNAKQEDFIPYMDPNNHDRFQHLVLSSSAGVSAEQLNRLLTGKGVLQGLGQAFIDAGASHSVNEVYLISHALLETGHGASSLATGIEVGKNSSGELELVTSSNRSRLTEIRTTHNMFGINAVDADPYRQGAFHAYRQGWFTPEAAIIGGAQFIGSRYIHNSHKQNTLYKMRWNPANPGFPQYATDMAWAVKQVPNIKKLYDELDNPVLHFEFVQYK; encoded by the coding sequence ATGCTAAAAAAGGTACGATATTCTTTTATTGCTGGTGTAACTGCTACGGTGGTTGTATTTGTCCCAATTACGTCAAGCTGGGCTTATGCAGCGAATGCGACAGAATATGTTGAAGAATATCTCTTATTAGAAGTTGGTTCACAAGGTGAAGAAGTCGTCGAGCTAAAAGAAGCGTTACTTGCTTTAGGCTTTGAAATCGATCTTGATATAGATGAAGTGGATTATGACTTATTTGATGAGGAAACAGAAGAGCAAGTAAAACTGTTACAAGAGTATTATGAATATGAGGTAACAGGCTTTGTCGATGAAGAATTATTTGAGTTTATTCTTGATGAAGCAAAACAGGTAGAACTAGATTCAAGCGAAGATGCTGAGAAAGAAGAAGCGAACGTTGAGTCAGAGCAAACAGAAGTAGACGAGCAAGCAAAAGAGCTCGTTGAAGAACAAGAAGAAATGGCTGAAGCTAAAGAAGAAACAATAGAGGAAGTTGAAGAAGCTCAAGAACAAGGAACGGAAGAGGAAATGATCACTGAGGAAGAAGCTACAGTAGCAATGACTTCCGTTGATGTTGATTCAGAGAATGTTCTAAAAGACGGAGATCGTGACCCGCGTGTTGTAGAGCTCAAGATCAACCTTGAAATTATGGGCTTTAAAGTATCGAATAACCCAACACAATTATATGGGTCGATGACAGCTCGTAAAGTGAGTGAATTTCAAGAAGCGTATGGTTTACCGGTAACAGGCATGGCCGATGAAGTGACCTTCCAAACATTGGAGGATTTAGCCAATGGACCACTTCGCCAAGGAATGTATCGTGATGATGTTGTTCAACTTAAAGTGGATCTAGAAACATTAGGCTTTGGTGTTTCCAGTAACCCAACAAGATTCTTTGGTTCTATTACTGCATCACAAGTACGTGCTTTCCAAGAAGCGTATGGCCTTCCGGTTGATGGAATTGCTGGTGTAGCAACATTAAATAAAATAGAAGAATTGTTAGCAAAAGCATCAATCTCTATGACGGATGCTGACGTGATTCAATTAAAAGTGAATCTAGGAATTATGGGCTTTAGAGTTTCTAGTAACCCAAATGGCAATTATGGACCGATTACGACTCAAAAAGTTGCTGAATTCCAGAAGGCATATGGTTTACCGGTAACAGGAAATGCCGATCGTGTTACAGTCGAACGTTTGAATGAATTAGCAACGGGACCGTTACGCCAAGGAATGCATCGTGATGACGTTGTTCAATTAAAGATCGATCTTGGCAAACTTGGCTTTGTTGTTCCAGGTAATACGACTACTTTCTTTGGTTCACAAACGACGAGCCAATTAATAGCTTTTCAAGAAGCATATGGCTTGAACCCAGACGGCATCGCTGGGAAATCTACCGTCGATTTGCTTAATGAATTAACAGCAACGGTTTTAAGTGAGGGAATGAGAGATCCAAGAGTTATTGATTTAAAAATGAACCTTGCTATCCTTGGCTTTTCCGTATCTAGTAACCCAACTAGCTTGTATGGACCGATTACGGCCTCACAAGTAAGTGATTTCCAGACGGCCTATCGTTTACCGGTAACAGGAATTGCAGACCAGCGAACGATCTCAAAGCTAAATGAATTAGCGACAGGACCAATGCAACAAGGGATGTATCGTGACGATGTCATCCAATTAAAGATTGATTTGGAAGCTGCTGGTTTCTTTGTATCGAGCAACCCAAATAATTATTTTGGACCATCAACTGCTTCTCAATTAAAAGCTTTTCAAAAAGCACATGGTTTAACAGCGGATGGTGTGGCGAACGAAGCTACATTAAATAAGTTAAAGCAAGCAAAAGCAAACAATCTTTATATTGGAATGAATGATCCAAGAGTTGTAGATTTGAAAATCAATCTTGCTATTATGGGCTTTGGTGTCTCGAGTAATCCAACTGGTCTTTACGGATCGATTACGAGAAGCCAAGTAAGTGATTTCCAAGCAGCGTATGGCCTGCCAGTAACGGGAGTAGCCGATCCAGATACGGTTGCGTTATTAAATGAGCTTGCGAATGGCCCGCTACGTGTAGGAATGTACCGAGATGATGTTGTTGAGTTAAAAGAAATGTTAGCTCGAGCAGGGTTTGGAGTTTCGTCTAGCTTAACGAACTATTTTGGACCGATTACTGAAAGACAACTAAGAGATTTCCAAGCAGCTTACGGCCTTGAGGTGACTGGTATTGCTGATGCTGAGACATTAGCGAAACTTGCTGAAGTTGCACCACAGGAAAAAATCACGTACATGCAATCGAATTTTACAATGACTCAATCGATAGAAAGACAACTAACATTAAATCCACCGCCGCAAACAGATGCTTATCGAAATGCCCCTGCTTTTGTGAGTGCGTCGTTAGTTGAGCTTGAAGGAACGATCTCAGGAAGCACGGTAAACCTTCGAACGGCACCGAGGTTAGGGTCCGCTACGATTGAAACAAGTGTAAGCCAAGGGACGAAAATGACAGTGTTAAAAGAAGTGACAGGTGATTTAACAGGTGGTAGCGATAAATGGTACGAAGTCCGCTACAATGGCAAAACATTATATGCCCATGCACCGTTAATGAATGTTGTAGCGAAAACTACGGCTAATAATGTCGCGATACGTGAAGCGGCGAACGGAAGCAGTCACGCCTATTCCTTCGTGCGTAGCGGCACATCACTTAACGTGACAAGCCTTGGAGCAACATGGCACCAAATCAGTTTTACGACTTGGAGAAATGCGAAGCAAGAGGACTTTATTCCATATATGGATCCGAATAACCATGATCGCTTCCAGCACTTAGTACTGTCTTCTAGTGCGGGTGTTTCAGCTGAGCAATTGAATCGACTACTAACAGGTAAAGGCGTTTTACAAGGATTAGGACAAGCCTTTATTGATGCAGGTGCCAGCCATTCGGTCAATGAAGTGTATTTAATTTCTCATGCTCTTCTTGAAACAGGACATGGGGCTTCTAGTTTAGCAACAGGGATTGAAGTTGGAAAGAATAGCAGCGGAGAGCTTGAGCTTGTAACAAGCAGCAATAGAAGTCGATTAACTGAAATTAGAACAACGCACAATATGTTTGGAATCAATGCCGTTGATGCAGATCCTTATCGCCAAGGTGCTTTTCATGCCTATCGCCAAGGATGGTTTACACCAGAGGCTGCAATCATTGGTGGAGCGCAGTTTATCGGTTCGCGCTATATTCATAACTCACACAAGCAGAACACATTGTATAAAATGAGATGGAACCCAGCTAATCCAGGATTCCCTCAATATGCAACAGATATGGCTTGGGCTGTTAAACAAGTGCCAAACATTAAAAAACTATATGATGAATTAGATAATCCTGTGTTACATTTTGAGTTTGTTCAATATAAGTAA
- a CDS encoding LCP family glycopolymer transferase, with protein sequence MAQSRVKRRKKKGKKGVLRFFMLVGFVLFLAFGAGAGYLIYKISNVTANTQLELERGDKSERRDQAVSPSKDNISVLFLGVDSRDSDLRGRTDAMLLATFNRTDSSIKLLSIPRDTLVDIPGRVNADKINHAHAYGGLDLTISTVEEFLDIPVDYYVTLNFTAFMEIIDAFGGVDVEVPFTFTEQNSEGRLDKITINEGWQTLDGEEALAYVRMRKKDPLGDIGRGMRQQQVMQALIEKASSFSSITRYGDVLESIEEYLNMNLSFGNLVALHSYAASLNNIEQINLQGDNATINGVYYYQVRDESREEISTLLKRHLELMPPAPETDSYQTEGEFQSESPTDFETAPEGQTTDLQ encoded by the coding sequence ATGGCTCAATCTAGAGTGAAAAGAAGGAAGAAAAAAGGAAAAAAAGGCGTATTGCGTTTTTTTATGTTAGTTGGATTTGTACTGTTTCTTGCGTTTGGCGCAGGAGCCGGTTACTTAATTTATAAAATTTCAAATGTAACAGCAAATACTCAGCTCGAACTCGAGCGTGGTGATAAATCAGAAAGACGAGATCAAGCAGTAAGTCCGAGCAAAGATAACATTTCAGTGCTTTTTCTTGGAGTGGACTCGCGTGACAGTGATTTAAGAGGTCGTACAGATGCGATGTTACTTGCAACATTTAATCGCACTGATTCAAGTATTAAATTGTTGAGTATCCCACGAGATACCCTCGTCGATATTCCAGGTCGAGTAAATGCCGATAAGATCAATCACGCTCATGCATACGGCGGACTTGATTTAACAATTAGTACGGTTGAAGAATTTTTAGATATTCCGGTTGACTACTATGTCACATTGAACTTTACAGCATTTATGGAAATCATTGATGCTTTTGGCGGAGTTGACGTAGAAGTTCCATTTACGTTCACAGAACAAAACAGTGAAGGGCGCCTTGATAAGATTACGATCAATGAAGGCTGGCAAACTCTTGATGGCGAGGAAGCATTGGCTTATGTCCGTATGAGAAAGAAAGATCCTCTCGGTGACATCGGTCGAGGGATGAGACAACAGCAAGTGATGCAGGCTCTCATCGAAAAAGCTTCATCGTTCTCATCGATTACTCGTTATGGCGATGTTCTTGAAAGCATTGAAGAATATTTAAATATGAACTTATCATTCGGAAATTTAGTCGCTCTGCATTCATATGCAGCTTCCCTTAATAACATTGAGCAAATTAACTTACAAGGAGATAACGCGACAATTAACGGTGTTTACTACTATCAAGTCAGAGATGAGTCTCGCGAAGAGATTTCGACTCTCTTGAAAAGACATTTAGAATTAATGCCACCAGCTCCTGAAACGGATTCGTATCAAACAGAGGGAGAGTTCCAATCTGAGTCTCCAACTGATTTCGAAACCGCTCCTGAAGGACAAACTACCGATCTACAATAA